The Georgenia sp. TF02-10 genome window below encodes:
- a CDS encoding low specificity L-threonine aldolase, producing the protein MTTRGFTSDNASGVHPAVLAAVTAAGEGHAASYGADTVTAALAERAREVFGPDARIFPVFNGTGANIVAAQALLQRWDALVTTDRAHLVTDESTAPQLVGGIQTRTVPAVDAKITPDQLAAALEDDGSVHHARPAAVSLTQSTELGTTYTPDELAALAAVAHGRGARVHVDGARLANAAARLGTSLRALTTDAGVDVVSFGATKNGAMFGDAVVVLDPALAEPVDRLRKASTQLASKMRFVSAQLLALLTDDLWRDNAARANAAADLLADRLTALGAPPRYPVQANAVFVAVPPAALPRVVAQAPVLAWDAGTVRAVASFDTTPEDVEALVAQLAPFLG; encoded by the coding sequence ATGACCACGCGCGGCTTCACGTCCGACAACGCCTCCGGCGTCCACCCCGCAGTCCTGGCCGCGGTCACCGCGGCCGGCGAGGGGCACGCAGCCTCCTACGGCGCCGACACCGTCACCGCGGCCCTGGCCGAGCGCGCCCGGGAGGTCTTCGGCCCCGACGCCCGGATCTTCCCGGTCTTCAACGGCACCGGCGCCAACATCGTGGCCGCGCAGGCGCTGCTGCAGCGCTGGGACGCCCTGGTCACGACCGACCGCGCGCACCTGGTCACCGACGAGTCCACCGCACCCCAGCTCGTCGGCGGCATCCAGACCCGCACCGTCCCGGCAGTCGACGCCAAGATCACCCCCGACCAGCTCGCCGCCGCGCTCGAGGACGACGGCAGCGTCCACCACGCCCGCCCGGCGGCGGTGTCGCTGACCCAGAGCACCGAGCTCGGCACCACCTACACCCCCGATGAGCTGGCGGCCCTGGCCGCCGTCGCCCACGGCCGCGGGGCCCGGGTCCACGTCGACGGCGCCCGGCTGGCCAACGCCGCGGCCCGCCTGGGCACCTCGCTCCGCGCGCTCACCACCGACGCCGGCGTCGACGTCGTCTCCTTCGGCGCGACCAAGAACGGGGCGATGTTCGGCGACGCCGTCGTCGTGCTCGACCCCGCCCTCGCCGAGCCCGTCGACCGGCTGCGCAAGGCCTCCACCCAGCTCGCCTCCAAGATGCGCTTCGTCTCCGCCCAGCTCCTCGCCCTGCTCACCGACGACCTGTGGCGGGACAACGCCGCGCGGGCGAACGCGGCCGCGGACCTGCTCGCCGACCGGCTCACCGCCCTCGGCGCCCCGCCGCGGTACCCGGTGCAGGCCAACGCCGTCTTCGTCGCCGTGCCGCCGGCGGCCCTGCCGCGGGTGGTCGCCCAGGCACCGGTGCTGGCGTGGGACGCCGGCACCGTCCGCGCCGTCGCCTCCTTCGACACGACGCCGGAGGACGTCGAGGCGCTCGTCGCGCAGCTCGCCCCGTTCCTGGGCTGA
- a CDS encoding aldo/keto reductase, translated as MEERLLGSTGRQVSVVGLGTWQLGADWGEVEESAAMAVLAAAVDAGVTFLDTADVYGEGRSERLIGAFRRANPWADVLVATKMGRRAPLVPEAYHLDAFRAWTDRSRENLGVDRLDLVQLHCPPSAVYSSAAVFEALETLVAEERIAAYGVSVETCAEALTALEHPGLASVQIILNVFRRKPLAEVLPTAQERGVGIVARVPLASGLLSGRYDHRTVFAPDDHRSFNRRGESFDVGETFAGVDFETGVDAAREFSRIVAELGPAGASPAQVALAWVIQQPGVTTVIPGARNPEQARANAAAADLPALSPELLAAVERLYDERLRPLVHDRW; from the coding sequence ATGGAGGAACGTCTGCTGGGCTCGACGGGCCGGCAGGTCTCGGTGGTGGGGCTGGGCACCTGGCAGCTGGGCGCGGACTGGGGCGAGGTGGAGGAGTCGGCGGCCATGGCGGTGCTGGCGGCGGCCGTGGACGCGGGCGTGACCTTCCTGGACACCGCCGACGTCTACGGCGAAGGGCGCAGCGAGCGCCTCATCGGCGCCTTCCGCCGGGCGAACCCCTGGGCGGACGTGCTGGTGGCCACCAAGATGGGCCGGCGCGCGCCGCTGGTGCCCGAGGCCTACCACCTCGACGCGTTCCGGGCGTGGACGGACCGCTCCCGGGAGAACCTGGGCGTGGACCGGCTGGACCTGGTGCAGCTGCACTGCCCGCCGTCGGCGGTCTACTCCTCGGCGGCGGTCTTCGAGGCGCTGGAGACCCTGGTCGCCGAGGAGCGGATCGCCGCCTACGGCGTCAGCGTGGAGACCTGCGCGGAGGCGCTGACGGCGCTGGAGCACCCCGGCCTGGCCTCGGTGCAGATCATCCTCAACGTCTTCCGGCGCAAGCCGCTGGCCGAGGTGCTCCCGACGGCGCAGGAGCGGGGCGTGGGCATCGTCGCCCGGGTGCCGCTCGCCTCGGGGCTGCTGTCGGGGCGGTACGACCACCGGACGGTCTTCGCCCCCGACGACCACCGCAGCTTCAACCGCCGCGGGGAGTCCTTCGACGTCGGCGAGACCTTCGCCGGGGTGGACTTCGAGACCGGTGTCGACGCCGCCCGGGAGTTCTCCCGGATCGTGGCCGAGCTCGGGCCGGCCGGCGCGAGCCCCGCGCAGGTCGCGCTGGCCTGGGTGATCCAGCAGCCCGGGGTCACGACGGTCATCCCCGGCGCGCGGAACCCCGAGCAGGCGCGGGCCAACGCGGCCGCGGCGGACCTGCCCGCGCTCTCCCCCGAGCTGCTGGCCGCCGTCGAGCGGCTCTACGACGAGCGGCTCCGGCCGCTGGTGCACGACCGCTGGTAG